The following DNA comes from Elusimicrobiota bacterium.
CAATATTTGAATTATCTTTCATGTTTCCTCTTTCATACCCAATGCTATCCGATTGGAAGGATATTGGGTACTTGAACCTCATTATATCGTATAGTTGAGAATATGTTTTGAATGCAATTGATTATTCTTTTCAACCATATCTTGAAAAGTTGTTTTATCCACAACATCGTTTATTCTATCTCTTACTTCCGACCAAATTCCTTTGAAAACACACTTATTTTCAAAGGTACATCTTGTGTATCCCGAATGGCTTACACAAGCCACTGGCGCTGTCGGGCCTTCCATCAAACGAATTATTTCACCTAAAGTTATTTTAGCTGGAGGTT
Coding sequences within:
- a CDS encoding Rrf2 family transcriptional regulator, with the translated sequence MRLTFKGDYALKIILDLSLTYNQKITQIKDMAKRQDIPEKFLEQIITLLKSAKYIKTVRGPKGGVYLAKPPAKITLGEIIRLMEGPTAPVACVSHSGYTRCTFENKCVFKGIWSEVRDRINDVVDKTTFQDMVEKNNQLHSKHILNYTI